Proteins from one Fragaria vesca subsp. vesca linkage group LG6, FraVesHawaii_1.0, whole genome shotgun sequence genomic window:
- the LOC101309947 gene encoding uncharacterized protein LOC101309947: protein MSSKDCGQHGHNKRRKRIRHCCAGLLIFNFILLITILIIWAILQPSKPRFILQDVTVFNFNNTVPNVFSSSFQVTISSRNPNDKLGIYYDRLDVYAVYRSQQITFSTLIPPTYQGHKDVNIWSPFVYGTNVPIAPYNSLALAQDQASGSVLLLIKIDGRVRWKIGTFITGKYHLYVRCPAFITLGAKTTGIVVGENAVKYQLVQRCKVSI, encoded by the coding sequence ATGTCTTCGAAAGACTGCGGCCAGCACGGCCACAACAAGCGGCGAAAGAGAATCCGCCACTGCTGCGCGGGGCTCCTGATCTTCAACTTCATCCTCCTCATCACCATCCTCATCATCTGGGCGATCCTCCAGCCGTCCAAGCCCCGCTTCATCCTCCAGGACGTCACCGTCTTCAACTTCAACAACACCGTCCCCAACGTCTTCTCCTCCAGCTTCCAGGTCACCATCTCCTCCCGCAACCCCAACGACAAGCTCGGTATCTACTACGACAGGCTCGACGTCTACGCCGTCTACCGCTCCCAGCAGATCACCTTCTCAACCCTAATCCCGCCAACCTACCAAGGCCACAAGGACGTCAACATCTGGTCGCCCTTCGTCTACGGCACCAACGTCCCCATCGCTCCCTACAACTCCCTCGCTCTCGCACAGGACCAGGCCTCCGGCAGCGTCCTTTTGTTGATCAAGATCGACGGCCGGGTGAGATGGAAGATTGGAACATTCATCACCGGAAAGTACCATCTCTATGTGAGATGTCCGGCTTTCATAACTTTGGGAGCCAAGACTACCGGAATTGTGGTCGGAGAAAACGCTGTCAAGTACCAGCTGGTCCAGCGATGCAAGGTAAGCATATGA